One Rhizobiales bacterium GAS188 DNA window includes the following coding sequences:
- a CDS encoding diaminopimelate epimerase, whose translation MSGLAGHSFLKMNGLGNEIVVLDLRGERHEVTAAEARAIAAAQESHFDQLMVLYDPSSARTDAFMRIYNTDGSEAEACGNGTRCVAWAMLRTDKRRSLLLETKAGLVACERLGEWSFTVDMGKPRFGWQEIPLAEEFADTRGIELQIGPIDAPILHTPSAVNMGNPHAIFFVANVDAYDLARIGPLLESHPIFPERANISLAQVIDPAHLRLRVWERGAGLTRACGSAACAAAVAANRLGLAERRVTVTLPGGDLRIEWRESDDHVLMSGPVELEHEGMFAPALFAQPETVGTS comes from the coding sequence ATGAGCGGCCTGGCAGGGCATTCCTTTCTCAAGATGAACGGCCTCGGCAACGAGATCGTCGTCCTCGATTTGCGCGGTGAGCGCCATGAGGTGACGGCTGCCGAGGCGCGCGCCATCGCCGCGGCGCAGGAGTCGCATTTCGATCAGCTCATGGTCCTGTATGACCCGAGCTCTGCGCGCACCGACGCCTTCATGCGCATCTACAACACTGACGGCTCGGAGGCTGAAGCTTGTGGCAACGGCACGCGCTGTGTCGCCTGGGCGATGCTGCGCACGGATAAGCGCCGTTCCCTGCTGCTCGAAACGAAGGCTGGCCTCGTCGCCTGCGAGCGCCTCGGCGAATGGAGCTTCACGGTCGATATGGGCAAGCCGCGCTTCGGTTGGCAGGAGATCCCGCTGGCCGAGGAATTCGCTGATACGCGCGGCATCGAATTGCAGATCGGGCCCATCGATGCGCCGATCCTGCACACGCCCTCTGCGGTCAATATGGGCAATCCACATGCGATCTTCTTCGTCGCGAATGTCGATGCCTATGATCTCGCCCGCATCGGCCCCTTGCTCGAGAGCCACCCGATCTTTCCCGAACGCGCCAATATCTCGCTCGCACAGGTGATCGACCCTGCGCATTTGCGGCTGCGCGTCTGGGAGCGCGGCGCAGGGCTGACGCGCGCCTGCGGCTCGGCCGCCTGCGCGGCGGCCGTTGCGGCAAATCGCCTCGGTCTCGCGGAGCGGCGCGTGACGGTCACGCTGCCGGGCGGCGATCTGCGCATCGAATGGCGCGAGAGCGACGACCATGTGCTGATGAGCGGGCCGGTCGAGCTCGAGCATGAGGGCATGTTCGCGCCGGCGCTCTTCGCCCAGCCTGAGACGGTCGGCACGTCGTGA
- a CDS encoding phosphoesterase, MJ0936 family, translated as MRIAVLADIHGNALALEAVLADVKRRGTDLTVDLGDCVSGPLWPRETLELLAALGAPTVRGNHDRQVATLAPDEMGLSDRYAHGELSPQERAKLGALPMTRLIAEGVLACHATPERDDFYLIEDVADGQLRQARPEVIAERLGKVDAKVVLCGHSHRVGLVQLARGQLVLNPGSVGGPAYDDPTPPAHVSESGSTLARYAVLEMSANSVTGVEFLAIPYAHEEAARRAQINERPDWAHALRTGFVSPPG; from the coding sequence ATGCGCATCGCAGTTCTCGCCGATATCCACGGCAACGCCCTGGCGCTCGAGGCGGTTCTCGCCGATGTGAAGCGGCGCGGGACCGATCTGACGGTCGATCTCGGCGATTGCGTCTCGGGACCGCTCTGGCCGCGCGAGACCCTGGAGCTGCTGGCTGCATTGGGGGCGCCGACCGTGCGCGGCAACCATGATCGTCAGGTGGCCACCTTGGCGCCGGACGAGATGGGCCTGTCAGACCGCTATGCGCATGGCGAGCTCTCGCCGCAGGAGCGCGCGAAACTCGGCGCCTTGCCGATGACGCGCCTGATCGCCGAAGGCGTGCTCGCTTGTCATGCGACCCCCGAAAGGGATGATTTCTACCTGATCGAGGATGTTGCCGACGGGCAGCTGCGGCAGGCGCGGCCCGAGGTCATCGCGGAACGATTGGGCAAGGTTGACGCCAAGGTCGTGCTCTGCGGCCACAGCCATCGGGTCGGGCTGGTGCAGCTCGCCCGAGGCCAATTGGTACTCAATCCCGGTAGTGTCGGCGGCCCGGCCTATGACGATCCGACCCCGCCCGCCCATGTGTCGGAGTCAGGCTCGACGCTGGCGCGCTACGCCGTGCTCGAGATGAGCGCGAATTCCGTAACCGGTGTCGAGTTCCTGGCAATTCCCTATGCGCATGAAGAGGCGGCGCGGCGGGCGCAGATCAATGAGCGGCCGGACTGGGCCCATGCGTTGCGCACGGGTTTCGTGAGCCCGCCGGGCTGA
- a CDS encoding 5-(carboxyamino)imidazole ribonucleotide synthase has protein sequence MTSRELAGPLEPGATIGILGGGQLGRMIALAAADFGLRIVVYEPEISGPAAQVTNQHMAGAYGDEARLAAFAARVDVVTYEFENVPAETVAYLARLKPVRPGGRLLAVAQDRFLEKSFFAERGIATAPFARVDSVADLESAVARIGPRCVLKTRRFGYDGKGQVRIEAGTDLVAAWLAIGEAPAILEGFVPFQREVSVVAARSADASFAAFDLAENEHRDHILARTAIPAKVAPATAAAAIEIARRTAEALEVVGVFAVEMFVCETGGRETLLVNEIAPRVHNTGHWTIEGAETSQFAQHVRAICGWPLGSTRRLAPRVEMENLIGAGVQDWARLIAEDGAHLHLYGKDVAAPGRKMGHVTRLLAGPRQTVAPRLPPARRSSRMER, from the coding sequence ATGACGAGTCGTGAACTCGCAGGGCCGCTCGAGCCCGGCGCGACCATCGGCATCCTGGGCGGAGGTCAGCTCGGGCGCATGATCGCGCTCGCGGCCGCCGATTTCGGGCTCAGGATCGTCGTCTACGAGCCCGAGATCTCAGGTCCCGCGGCTCAAGTGACCAATCAGCATATGGCAGGCGCTTATGGCGACGAGGCGAGGCTTGCGGCCTTCGCGGCGCGCGTCGATGTCGTCACTTATGAGTTCGAGAATGTGCCGGCCGAGACCGTCGCATACCTCGCGCGGCTGAAGCCGGTGCGACCCGGCGGACGCCTGCTCGCCGTGGCCCAGGACCGCTTTCTCGAGAAATCCTTCTTCGCCGAGCGCGGCATCGCCACGGCGCCTTTCGCGCGCGTCGATTCGGTCGCGGATCTCGAAAGCGCCGTCGCCAGGATCGGGCCGCGCTGCGTGTTGAAGACCCGCCGCTTCGGCTATGACGGCAAGGGACAGGTGCGGATCGAGGCGGGCACGGATCTCGTGGCCGCCTGGCTGGCGATCGGCGAGGCACCCGCCATCCTCGAAGGCTTCGTGCCTTTCCAGCGAGAGGTCTCGGTGGTGGCGGCCCGTTCCGCCGATGCGAGCTTCGCGGCTTTCGATCTCGCCGAGAACGAGCATCGCGACCATATCCTCGCCCGCACCGCCATCCCCGCCAAGGTCGCGCCGGCGACAGCGGCGGCGGCGATCGAGATCGCCAGGCGCACCGCCGAGGCGCTGGAGGTGGTCGGGGTGTTCGCGGTCGAGATGTTCGTCTGCGAGACGGGCGGGCGCGAGACCCTGCTCGTCAACGAGATCGCGCCGCGCGTGCACAATACCGGCCATTGGACCATCGAGGGCGCCGAGACCTCGCAATTCGCCCAGCATGTGCGGGCGATCTGCGGCTGGCCGCTCGGCTCGACGCGCCGGCTCGCGCCGCGTGTGGAGATGGAGAACCTGATCGGGGCCGGTGTCCAGGATTGGGCGCGCCTCATCGCCGAGGACGGCGCGCATCTGCATCTCTACGGCAAGGATGTCGCTGCGCCCGGACGCAAGATGGGCCATGTGACGCGGCTCCTGGCGGGCCCCAGGCAGACGGTCGCACCTCGCTTGCCGCCGGCAAGGCGCAGCTCGCGCATGGAACGCTGA
- a CDS encoding GyrI-like small molecule binding domain-containing protein gives MGNLSKSSSSLLRIAISGLALLAVSGLCVLTVAAQTAPKPGPVDSAPLPPPGGSAPVAQSPSPSAPQPAPEAQGTPPTPTPVPAAPAAPPQQSADAANATLGPAPADPGTPDDLTIAPKPEAYIVGEASWDDALPTIRNAQKKVKDALDKAGVKIGGRPLTRFVKTGDEKFSYEIGYPIEPPTSQPSLPPEVKLGTTPSGSAVRFTHHGSYDDIDGTYEAITVDLDAKGIEVNDAFLEEYLNDIADSSDANLEVYIYVFKK, from the coding sequence ATGGGCAATCTCAGCAAATCGTCATCGTCGCTGCTCCGCATAGCCATTTCCGGGCTCGCGCTCCTGGCCGTTAGCGGCCTTTGCGTCCTCACGGTCGCGGCCCAGACGGCGCCAAAGCCGGGGCCGGTCGACAGCGCGCCGCTACCTCCGCCAGGCGGCAGCGCGCCGGTGGCACAATCACCTTCCCCGTCAGCGCCCCAGCCTGCCCCCGAGGCCCAAGGCACGCCCCCTACGCCCACGCCCGTCCCGGCTGCGCCCGCGGCCCCGCCGCAGCAGAGCGCCGATGCGGCCAATGCCACTCTCGGGCCGGCCCCCGCCGATCCCGGAACGCCCGATGACCTGACCATCGCACCGAAACCCGAGGCCTATATCGTCGGTGAGGCGAGCTGGGACGATGCGCTCCCCACGATCCGCAACGCGCAGAAGAAGGTGAAGGACGCGCTCGACAAGGCCGGCGTCAAGATCGGAGGGCGCCCACTGACGCGCTTCGTCAAGACCGGCGATGAGAAATTCTCCTACGAGATCGGCTATCCGATCGAACCGCCGACCAGCCAGCCTTCCCTGCCGCCCGAGGTCAAGCTCGGCACCACGCCCTCAGGCTCGGCGGTGCGCTTCACGCATCATGGCTCTTATGACGATATCGACGGCACCTATGAGGCGATCACCGTCGATCTCGACGCCAAGGGCATCGAGGTGAACGACGCCTTCCTCGAGGAGTATCTCAATGACATCGCCGATTCCTCGGACGCGAATCTCGAAGTCTATATCTACGTCTTCAAGAAGTGA
- a CDS encoding Transcription regulator of the Arc/MetJ class, producing MRTNIEIDDKLLAEAMAFAGLTTKKATVEEALRRLVLEHRRRHAITDMAGLGWDGDLDEMRQGRTPRRRS from the coding sequence ATGCGCACGAATATCGAGATCGATGACAAGTTGCTTGCGGAAGCCATGGCCTTCGCGGGCCTGACAACCAAGAAGGCGACGGTGGAGGAGGCGCTCCGACGGCTCGTCCTGGAGCATAGACGTCGTCACGCCATCACGGACATGGCGGGCCTCGGCTGGGACGGCGATTTGGACGAAATGCGTCAGGGCCGCACGCCTCGTCGCCGCTCATGA
- a CDS encoding Predicted acetyltransferase, whose amino-acid sequence MSGSGLDLALDLTLVTPAERGVLEQLMQLYLHDFSQFAEIGSPHGELGEDGRFTYPHLASYWAEADRKPLILRVAGRLAGFALVNRRFVTGLTGDHAMAEFFIARKYRRAGIGSAAARRIFGRFPGRWEVAVAQYNPEALLFWRKAVAGADGIGDVTEHVGDGKLWTGTILRFMSRAATQ is encoded by the coding sequence ATGTCCGGATCGGGCCTCGATCTCGCACTCGACCTGACCCTGGTGACGCCGGCCGAGCGCGGCGTCCTGGAACAGTTGATGCAGCTCTACCTTCATGATTTTTCGCAATTCGCCGAGATCGGATCGCCGCATGGCGAGCTCGGCGAGGATGGCCGCTTCACCTATCCGCATCTCGCCAGCTATTGGGCGGAAGCCGATCGCAAGCCGCTCATCCTGCGGGTCGCGGGACGCCTCGCGGGCTTTGCGCTGGTGAATCGTCGCTTCGTGACCGGCCTGACGGGCGATCACGCCATGGCGGAGTTCTTTATCGCACGCAAATACCGCCGGGCCGGGATCGGCAGCGCGGCAGCACGCCGCATCTTCGGGCGCTTCCCGGGGCGGTGGGAGGTCGCCGTTGCGCAATACAATCCCGAAGCTCTGCTATTCTGGCGAAAGGCTGTGGCCGGCGCCGACGGGATCGGTGATGTGACGGAACATGTGGGCGACGGCAAGCTCTGGACCGGGACGATCCTGCGGTTCATGTCGCGCGCTGCAACGCAATAA
- a CDS encoding 5-(carboxyamino)imidazole ribonucleotide mutase: MAKAPSPVKAPSPVAIIMGSQSDWQTMRHAAETLDELSVPHEARIVSAHRTPERLYAFARAAKDDGFKVIIAGAGGAAHLPGMVAALTTLPVLGVPVESKALSGLDSLYSIVQMPGGVPVGTLAIGRPGAVNAALLAAAILALGDKQLDRRLAAWRLERSKAVAERPSDSA; this comes from the coding sequence ATGGCCAAGGCCCCCTCCCCCGTCAAGGCTCCCTCCCCCGTGGCGATCATCATGGGCAGCCAGTCCGATTGGCAGACGATGCGCCATGCGGCCGAGACGCTCGACGAGCTCAGCGTGCCGCATGAGGCGCGCATCGTCTCGGCCCATCGCACGCCCGAGAGGCTTTACGCGTTTGCCCGCGCCGCCAAGGATGACGGCTTCAAGGTGATCATCGCAGGCGCCGGCGGCGCCGCGCATCTGCCCGGCATGGTGGCGGCGCTGACCACACTACCGGTGCTCGGCGTGCCGGTGGAATCCAAGGCGCTGTCAGGCCTCGACAGCCTCTATTCGATCGTGCAGATGCCGGGCGGCGTGCCGGTCGGCACGCTGGCGATCGGTCGGCCGGGCGCCGTCAACGCGGCCCTGTTGGCGGCCGCGATCCTGGCGCTCGGCGACAAGCAGCTCGACCGCCGCCTCGCCGCCTGGCGCCTGGAGCGCAGCAAGGCCGTCGCCGAGCGCCCGAGCGACAGCGCATGA
- a CDS encoding pyruvate phosphate dikinase, which yields MTKWVYGFGDGKAEGQATMRDLLGGKGANLAEMSNLGLPVPPGFTITTEVCTYFYDHARSYPADLAKEVDAGLAEVGRLTGRGFGDAKRPLLVSVRSGGRASMPGMMDTILNLGLNDSAVEALATESGDARFAYDSYRRFIQMYSSVVLDIEHHLFEDALEDMKGRNGHVQDTDLGAQDWKGLAKAYLALIKRETGKDFPQDPREQLWGAIGAVFGSWMNARAIKYRELNAIPASWGTAVNVQAMVFGNMGESSATGVAFTRSPSTGAAELYGEFLINAQGEDVVAGIRTPQNITEAARIEARSDKPSMEKAMPAAFGEFRRISNVLETHYRDMQDMEFTIERGKLWMLQTRNGKRTTKAALKIAVDLANEGLISRKDAVGRIDPLSLDQLLHPTIDPKAERKLIGSGLPASPGAASGEIVLTSDEAETAKAAGRKVILVRVETSPEDIHGMHAAEGILTARGGMTSHAAVVARGMGKPCVSGFGALRIDQAKGTLSAGPVALKAGDVITIDGSTGQVLLGRVAMLEPELSGDFAMLMGWADEARRLKTRANADTPLDAKTARRFGAEGIGLCRTEHMFFEEGRIVAVREMILADDAHGRRSALAKLLPMQRGDFVELFTIMSGLPVTIRLLDPPLHEFLPHTEAEMKEVATALGTSIEKLRRRAQELHEFNPMLGFRGCRLAIAFPEIAEMQARAIFEAAVEAAARTGAPVRPEIMVPLVMAKPEFDLVKARIDAMAKAVGAEKGVELTYDVGTMIELPRAALRAGEIAETAEFFSFGTNDLTQTTLGISRDDAASFLGPYTAKGILAADPFITLDQEGVGELVRLAVERGRKTRPGIKLGICGEHGGDPASIAFCERTGLDYVSCSPYRLPIARLAAAQAALGTITANEG from the coding sequence ATGACGAAATGGGTCTATGGCTTCGGCGACGGCAAGGCGGAAGGGCAAGCGACGATGCGCGACCTGCTCGGCGGCAAGGGCGCAAATCTCGCCGAAATGTCCAATCTCGGCCTGCCGGTGCCTCCGGGCTTCACGATCACCACGGAAGTCTGCACCTATTTCTACGACCATGCGCGCAGCTATCCGGCTGACCTCGCCAAGGAGGTCGATGCCGGGCTCGCCGAGGTCGGCCGGCTGACCGGGCGCGGTTTCGGCGACGCCAAGCGCCCGCTCCTCGTTTCGGTGCGTTCGGGCGGGCGCGCCTCGATGCCGGGCATGATGGACACCATCCTCAATCTCGGGCTCAACGACAGCGCCGTCGAGGCGCTCGCGACCGAATCCGGCGATGCGCGCTTCGCCTATGACAGCTATCGCCGCTTCATCCAGATGTATTCCTCGGTGGTGCTCGACATCGAGCATCACCTCTTCGAGGACGCGCTCGAGGACATGAAGGGGCGCAACGGGCACGTGCAGGATACCGATCTCGGGGCACAGGATTGGAAGGGCCTCGCCAAGGCCTATCTGGCGCTGATCAAGCGCGAGACCGGCAAGGACTTCCCGCAGGATCCGCGCGAGCAGCTCTGGGGTGCGATCGGGGCCGTGTTCGGCTCCTGGATGAATGCGCGCGCCATCAAATATCGCGAGCTCAATGCCATTCCGGCGAGCTGGGGCACGGCGGTCAATGTGCAGGCCATGGTGTTCGGCAATATGGGCGAGAGCTCGGCGACCGGCGTCGCCTTCACGCGCAGCCCCTCGACGGGGGCGGCGGAGCTCTATGGCGAGTTCCTGATCAACGCCCAGGGCGAGGACGTGGTCGCGGGCATCCGCACGCCGCAGAACATCACCGAGGCCGCCCGTATCGAGGCTCGTTCCGACAAGCCGTCGATGGAAAAGGCCATGCCGGCAGCCTTCGGCGAGTTCCGGCGCATCAGCAATGTGCTGGAGACGCATTACCGCGACATGCAGGACATGGAATTCACCATCGAGCGCGGCAAATTATGGATGCTGCAGACGCGCAACGGCAAGCGCACCACGAAGGCTGCGCTGAAGATCGCGGTCGACCTCGCCAATGAGGGGCTGATCTCGCGCAAGGATGCGGTGGGGCGCATCGATCCCTTGTCGCTCGACCAGCTCCTGCACCCGACCATCGATCCGAAAGCCGAGCGCAAGCTGATCGGCAGCGGCCTGCCGGCCTCGCCGGGCGCAGCGTCAGGCGAGATCGTCCTGACCTCGGACGAAGCCGAGACGGCCAAGGCCGCCGGGCGCAAGGTGATCCTGGTGCGCGTCGAGACGAGCCCCGAGGACATTCACGGCATGCATGCGGCCGAAGGCATATTGACGGCGCGCGGCGGCATGACCAGCCATGCGGCCGTGGTGGCGCGCGGCATGGGCAAGCCCTGCGTCTCGGGCTTCGGGGCGCTGCGCATCGACCAGGCGAAAGGCACGCTGAGCGCCGGTCCGGTGGCGCTGAAGGCCGGCGACGTGATCACCATCGACGGTTCGACCGGGCAGGTGCTGCTCGGCCGGGTGGCCATGCTCGAGCCTGAATTATCGGGCGATTTCGCCATGCTCATGGGTTGGGCCGACGAGGCACGCCGACTTAAGACGCGGGCCAATGCCGACACGCCGCTCGACGCCAAGACAGCGCGGCGCTTCGGGGCCGAAGGCATCGGGCTCTGCCGCACCGAGCATATGTTCTTCGAGGAGGGGCGGATCGTGGCGGTGCGCGAGATGATCCTCGCCGATGACGCGCACGGCCGACGCAGCGCGCTCGCCAAGCTGCTGCCGATGCAGCGCGGCGATTTCGTCGAGCTGTTCACCATCATGTCGGGGCTGCCGGTCACCATCCGCCTGCTCGACCCGCCGCTGCATGAGTTCCTGCCGCATACCGAAGCCGAGATGAAGGAGGTGGCGACGGCGCTCGGCACCTCGATCGAGAAGCTGCGGCGGCGCGCCCAGGAGCTGCACGAGTTCAACCCGATGCTCGGCTTTCGCGGCTGCCGCCTCGCCATCGCCTTCCCGGAGATCGCCGAGATGCAGGCCCGCGCCATCTTCGAGGCCGCGGTCGAAGCGGCAGCGAGGACCGGCGCCCCGGTCAGGCCCGAAATCATGGTGCCGCTGGTCATGGCCAAGCCCGAATTCGACCTGGTCAAGGCGCGCATCGACGCCATGGCGAAGGCCGTCGGAGCGGAGAAAGGTGTCGAATTGACCTATGATGTCGGCACCATGATCGAGCTGCCGCGCGCGGCGCTGCGGGCCGGCGAGATCGCCGAAACAGCCGAGTTCTTCTCCTTCGGCACGAACGACCTCACCCAGACGACGCTCGGCATCTCGCGCGATGACGCGGCCTCGTTCCTGGGGCCTTATACGGCGAAGGGCATCCTCGCGGCCGACCCCTTCATCACGCTCGATCAGGAAGGTGTGGGTGAGCTCGTGCGCCTCGCCGTCGAGCGTGGCCGCAAGACCCGTCCCGGCATCAAGCTCGGCATCTGCGGCGAGCATGGCGGGGATCCGGCCTCGATCGCCTTCTGCGAGCGCACGGGACTCGATTACGTCTCTTGCTCGCCTTATCGCCTGCCGATCGCAAGGCTTGCCGCCGCCCAGGCGGCCCTCGGCACCATCACGGCAAACGAGGGGTGA
- a CDS encoding threonylcarbamoyladenosine tRNA methylthiotransferase MtaB: protein MSVDILTLGCRLNAYESEAMRRMAGDAGLEDVIVINTCAVTAEAERQARQAIRKAARERPGARLVVTGCAAQIDPASFAAMPEVSEVIGNAEKMRPDIWESLAARPVGTVPDFGVAASEKLHVSDIMAVKETASHLIDGFDGRARAFVQVQNGCDHRCTFCVIPYGRGNSRSVPMGEVVAQIRRIAEKGTAEVVLTGVDLTSYGKDLPGSPTLGALVKAILRHVPELPRLRISSIDQVEADDDLIDTLAASDRLMPHLHLSLQAGDDLILKRMKRRHLRADAISFCERLRRLRPDIVFGADIIAGFPTETEEMFQRSLDIVAECGLTHLHVFPYSVRPGTPAARMPALPRPVVKERAKRLRQRGEEAFRSHLASEAREGRNGTVRLALMESDTLGRTEQFTPVTFKDPKRSGLIVPLTVIGEDGRTLLAA from the coding sequence GTGAGCGTCGATATCTTGACGCTCGGCTGCCGCCTCAACGCCTATGAGTCCGAGGCGATGCGGCGCATGGCGGGCGATGCCGGCCTCGAGGACGTGATCGTCATCAACACCTGCGCGGTGACGGCGGAAGCCGAGCGTCAGGCGCGCCAGGCGATCCGCAAGGCGGCCCGCGAACGGCCGGGCGCAAGGCTGGTGGTCACGGGCTGCGCGGCGCAGATCGATCCGGCTTCCTTCGCGGCCATGCCCGAAGTCTCCGAGGTGATCGGCAATGCCGAGAAGATGCGTCCCGACATCTGGGAATCGCTGGCGGCGAGGCCGGTCGGGACGGTGCCCGATTTCGGGGTTGCGGCGAGCGAGAAGCTGCATGTGTCGGACATCATGGCGGTCAAGGAGACGGCGAGCCATCTGATCGACGGCTTCGACGGGCGGGCGCGCGCCTTCGTGCAGGTGCAGAACGGTTGCGACCATCGCTGCACCTTCTGCGTCATCCCCTATGGGCGCGGCAATTCGCGCTCGGTGCCCATGGGCGAGGTGGTGGCCCAGATCCGGCGCATCGCCGAGAAGGGCACCGCTGAGGTGGTGCTGACGGGCGTGGATCTCACCTCCTACGGCAAGGATCTGCCGGGCTCGCCGACGCTCGGTGCGCTCGTCAAGGCGATCCTGCGCCATGTTCCCGAGCTGCCGCGCCTGCGCATCTCCTCGATCGACCAGGTCGAGGCGGATGACGATCTCATCGATACGCTGGCGGCGAGCGACCGGCTGATGCCGCATCTGCATCTATCCTTGCAGGCGGGCGACGACCTGATCTTGAAGCGCATGAAGCGGCGGCATCTGCGCGCCGACGCGATCTCATTTTGCGAGCGGCTGCGGCGGCTGCGTCCCGACATCGTCTTCGGCGCCGACATCATCGCCGGCTTCCCGACCGAGACCGAGGAGATGTTCCAGCGTTCCCTCGACATCGTCGCGGAATGCGGGCTGACGCATCTGCATGTCTTTCCTTATTCGGTCCGCCCCGGCACGCCGGCAGCCAGGATGCCGGCCTTGCCGCGGCCCGTGGTCAAGGAACGGGCAAAGCGCCTGCGGCAAAGAGGCGAGGAGGCCTTTCGCTCGCATCTTGCGAGCGAAGCTCGGGAAGGGCGCAACGGCACCGTGCGCCTCGCCTTGATGGAGAGCGACACGCTCGGACGTACCGAGCAGTTCACGCCGGTCACCTTCAAGGACCCGAAGCGGTCGGGGCTCATCGTGCCGCTGACCGTGATCGGCGAGGATGGGCGCACCTTGCTGGCCGCCTAA
- a CDS encoding 4-oxalocrotonate tautomerase → MPIINVAVTGKPDVTLSRRIAERVTELTRTHLRKDPTITAVAISYIDPEHWFAGGASLASQGANSFWLDIKVVDGTNTKPELASYLEAVFAEMGTILGQLHSESYILVHEVPAAAYGFGGKTQEFRFIDGRIRLAA, encoded by the coding sequence ATGCCCATCATCAACGTCGCCGTGACCGGCAAGCCCGACGTCACGCTGTCCCGCCGCATCGCCGAGCGGGTGACCGAGCTGACCAGGACGCATCTGCGCAAGGACCCGACCATCACCGCCGTCGCCATCTCCTATATCGATCCGGAGCATTGGTTCGCGGGCGGCGCCTCGCTCGCCTCGCAGGGGGCGAACAGCTTCTGGCTCGACATCAAGGTTGTCGACGGCACCAACACCAAGCCCGAATTGGCGAGCTATCTCGAAGCCGTGTTCGCCGAGATGGGCACGATCCTCGGCCAGCTGCACTCGGAGAGCTACATATTGGTGCATGAGGTGCCGGCGGCCGCTTACGGTTTCGGCGGCAAGACGCAGGAATTCCGCTTCATCGACGGGCGCATCCGCCTCGCGGCTTGA
- a CDS encoding DNA-binding transcriptional regulator, LysR family, with product MNLIDPELLRTLIAFVDSGSLMRAAAIVGRSPSAVTAQMQRLEEVVGEEILSASGRGRVLTPFGEDLVIQARRIVAAHREAWLNLKGARADGRVSLGATQDFAESDLPDLIGQFARTHPRVRLDLRIGRTAALTQDYLTGQIDILIAMRIASAPDEIAVLREPMLWLASPAWSGAAADELPLALLDPPCGFRDAALHALGEARRPYRIAATSPSLTGLRAALRAGITVTMRTTRWIGQGVGQAPESLGLPSVADAEFSLRLRPQAAAAATDLAHLMAEGLTARMGAQA from the coding sequence ATGAACCTGATCGACCCCGAGCTCCTGCGTACCCTCATCGCCTTCGTCGATAGCGGCTCGCTGATGCGCGCCGCTGCCATCGTCGGGCGCTCCCCTTCGGCCGTGACGGCGCAGATGCAGCGGCTCGAGGAGGTGGTCGGCGAGGAGATCCTGTCGGCATCGGGCCGTGGGCGGGTACTCACCCCCTTCGGGGAAGACCTCGTCATACAGGCGCGCCGCATCGTCGCCGCGCATCGCGAGGCTTGGCTCAATCTCAAAGGCGCCAGGGCCGATGGCCGCGTCAGCCTCGGCGCCACGCAGGATTTCGCCGAGAGTGATCTTCCGGACCTCATCGGCCAATTCGCAAGGACCCATCCGCGAGTGCGCCTCGACCTGCGCATCGGGCGCACGGCGGCGCTGACGCAGGATTATCTGACCGGCCAGATCGACATCCTGATCGCCATGCGGATAGCCTCGGCGCCGGACGAGATCGCCGTCCTGCGCGAGCCGATGTTGTGGCTGGCGTCGCCTGCCTGGTCCGGTGCCGCGGCAGACGAATTGCCGCTCGCATTGCTCGACCCGCCTTGCGGCTTTCGCGATGCGGCGCTGCATGCGCTCGGCGAGGCGCGCCGCCCCTACCGGATCGCGGCGACGAGCCCGAGCTTGACGGGGTTGCGGGCGGCTTTGCGGGCCGGCATCACCGTCACTATGCGCACGACGCGCTGGATCGGGCAGGGCGTCGGCCAGGCGCCCGAAAGCCTCGGCCTGCCTTCGGTCGCTGATGCGGAGTTCTCGCTGCGACTGCGCCCGCAAGCCGCGGCGGCTGCGACCGATCTCGCCCATCTGATGGCCGAAGGCCTCACGGCCAGGATGGGCGCACAAGCGTGA